A window of the Roseovarius sp. S88 genome harbors these coding sequences:
- the pta gene encoding phosphate acetyltransferase, protein MTAKPIALLLSDPRPEPATIAMSEGTDPRIVEGALAAVKQGFAHVILVGDASTIEAELAKHNALGRDGVEVHDPENSPLHDEFAKAFFELRKHKGVDEVKAQAAVQDRLTYAALLVRQGYADGTVGGAVETTSNVVRAAIQVIGKAPSAKLVSSFFLMYPPEDASDEARAMLYSDSGLVIDPSAEEMAAIAADASTSFKALMRDDPKVAMLSFSTKGSAQHPMTEKVVEATARVKSDHPDLNVDGELQFDAAFVPLVGASKSPGSDVAGQANVMVFPNLDAGNIAYKITQRVGGYTAIGPVLQGLAKPANDLSRGCVASDVTEIIAVTILQVRASAA, encoded by the coding sequence ATGACTGCAAAACCTATTGCGTTGCTGCTGTCGGATCCCCGGCCTGAACCCGCCACGATTGCGATGAGCGAAGGCACGGACCCTCGCATCGTTGAAGGCGCTCTGGCGGCTGTGAAGCAAGGCTTTGCGCACGTGATCCTTGTGGGTGATGCCAGCACGATTGAAGCTGAACTCGCCAAACATAATGCGCTGGGCCGCGATGGCGTTGAGGTGCATGATCCGGAAAACTCGCCCTTGCACGACGAGTTTGCCAAGGCATTTTTTGAGCTGCGCAAGCATAAAGGCGTCGATGAGGTCAAAGCGCAGGCTGCTGTGCAAGATCGCCTGACCTATGCGGCCTTGCTGGTACGTCAGGGATATGCCGATGGCACGGTCGGCGGTGCGGTTGAAACGACGTCCAATGTCGTGCGCGCGGCTATTCAGGTCATCGGCAAAGCACCATCCGCCAAGCTCGTGTCGAGTTTCTTTCTGATGTACCCGCCGGAAGATGCGTCAGACGAGGCGCGCGCGATGCTCTACTCCGACAGTGGTTTGGTGATTGATCCGAGCGCTGAAGAAATGGCAGCAATTGCCGCGGATGCGTCGACCTCTTTCAAGGCTCTGATGCGGGATGATCCAAAAGTCGCGATGTTGTCGTTCTCGACCAAGGGGAGCGCCCAACATCCGATGACCGAGAAAGTGGTTGAGGCCACCGCACGTGTGAAGTCGGACCACCCTGACCTAAATGTCGATGGCGAGCTGCAATTTGACGCGGCGTTCGTGCCGTTAGTGGGGGCAAGTAAGTCCCCGGGATCGGATGTTGCAGGTCAGGCCAATGTCATGGTCTTTCCCAATCTTGACGCGGGCAACATCGCCTACAAAATCACACAGCGCGTCGGCGGCTACACGGCCATTGGCCCGGTGCTTCAGGGATTGGCAAAACCGGCTAACGATCTGTCGCGGGGATGTGTGGCCAGCGACGTAACAGAGATCATTGCGGTCACAATTCTTCAGGTGCGCGCCAGCGCGGCGTGA
- the xsc gene encoding sulfoacetaldehyde acetyltransferase — MKMTTEEAFVKVLQRHGIQHAFGIIGSAMMPISDIFPDAGIQFWDCAHEGSAGMMSDGYTRATGKMSMMIAQNGPGITNFVTAVKTAYWNHTPLLLVTPQAANKTIGQGGFQEVEQMKLFEDMVAYQEEVRDPSRVAEVLTRVISQAKRLSGPAQINIPRDFWTQVVDIEIPDPIEFEASPGGTNSVAEAAALLSSAKNPVILNGAGVVLSKGGLEASQKLAERLTAPVCVGYQHNDAFPGNHPLFAGPLGYNGSKAGMQLISEADVVLCLGTRLNPFSTLPGYGIEYWPTSAKIIQVDINPDRIGLTKKVSVGIVGDAAKVAEGILAQLADDAGDAGREERKSNIAQKKSAWAQELTSMNEEQDDPGTNWNERARAAKPDWMSPRMAWRAIQSALPVEAIISSDIGNNCAIGNAYPSFEEGRKYLAPGLFGPCGYGLPAIVGAKIGQPNVPVVGFAGDGAFGIAVNELTAIGRGEWPAITQIVFRNYQWGAEKRNSTLWFDDNFVGTELDEQVSYAGIAQACGLKGVVARTQEELTDALNQAIKDQMENGITTLIEAMINQELGDPFRRDAMKKPVEVAGISKDDMVEQVV, encoded by the coding sequence ATGAAGATGACGACCGAAGAAGCCTTTGTCAAAGTTCTGCAACGCCACGGCATTCAGCATGCTTTTGGTATTATTGGTTCGGCGATGATGCCGATCTCGGATATTTTCCCTGATGCTGGCATTCAGTTCTGGGACTGCGCGCATGAGGGCTCCGCAGGCATGATGTCTGACGGGTACACGCGCGCAACCGGCAAAATGTCGATGATGATCGCGCAAAACGGTCCCGGCATCACCAACTTCGTGACAGCCGTGAAAACAGCTTATTGGAACCACACACCCCTTTTGCTGGTTACACCACAAGCGGCCAACAAAACCATCGGTCAGGGCGGATTCCAGGAAGTCGAGCAGATGAAATTGTTCGAAGATATGGTTGCCTATCAAGAAGAAGTCCGTGATCCAAGCCGTGTGGCAGAGGTTCTGACCCGTGTGATCAGCCAAGCCAAGCGTTTGTCTGGCCCAGCACAAATCAACATCCCTCGCGATTTCTGGACACAAGTTGTCGACATCGAAATCCCAGACCCGATCGAATTCGAAGCCAGCCCCGGCGGCACCAACTCCGTTGCTGAAGCAGCCGCGCTGCTCTCTTCCGCGAAAAACCCTGTGATCCTGAACGGCGCGGGCGTTGTCCTGTCCAAGGGTGGCTTGGAAGCCTCTCAGAAACTGGCAGAGCGTCTGACTGCACCGGTTTGCGTCGGTTATCAGCACAACGACGCGTTCCCAGGCAACCATCCGCTGTTTGCAGGTCCTCTGGGATACAACGGTTCCAAAGCCGGGATGCAGTTGATCTCCGAGGCCGACGTTGTTCTTTGCCTCGGCACACGCCTGAACCCATTCTCGACCCTGCCCGGCTACGGCATTGAGTACTGGCCAACAAGCGCCAAGATCATTCAGGTTGACATCAACCCTGACCGGATTGGCCTGACCAAAAAGGTCTCGGTCGGCATCGTGGGTGACGCTGCAAAAGTGGCCGAAGGTATTCTGGCACAGCTGGCTGATGATGCGGGCGACGCGGGCCGTGAAGAGCGCAAATCGAACATTGCGCAGAAGAAATCGGCGTGGGCGCAAGAGCTGACATCCATGAACGAAGAGCAGGACGATCCGGGCACCAACTGGAACGAGCGTGCACGTGCGGCCAAGCCGGATTGGATGTCCCCACGGATGGCGTGGCGTGCGATCCAGTCCGCTTTGCCAGTTGAGGCGATCATCTCTTCAGACATCGGTAACAACTGCGCCATCGGCAACGCGTATCCGTCGTTCGAAGAAGGTCGTAAATACCTTGCCCCTGGCCTGTTCGGCCCCTGCGGCTACGGCTTGCCTGCCATCGTTGGCGCCAAGATCGGCCAACCAAATGTGCCGGTTGTCGGATTTGCCGGTGACGGCGCGTTCGGTATCGCCGTGAACGAACTGACGGCGATTGGCCGCGGCGAATGGCCAGCAATCACACAGATCGTCTTCCGCAACTACCAGTGGGGTGCGGAAAAGCGGAACTCGACCCTGTGGTTTGACGACAACTTCGTTGGCACAGAGCTTGATGAGCAAGTGTCTTACGCGGGCATCGCTCAGGCCTGTGGCCTGAAAGGTGTGGTTGCGCGGACGCAGGAAGAGCTGACAGATGCGTTGAACCAGGCGATCAAGGATCAAATGGAAAACGGCATCACCACGCTCATTGAGGCGATGATCAACCAAGAGTTGGGTGATCCTTTCCGCCGCGATGCGATGAAGAAACCTGTCGAAGTTGCTGGTATCAGCAAAGACGACATGGTTGAGCAAGTCGTATAA
- a CDS encoding PLP-dependent aminotransferase family protein yields MAISVETFFLSPGAEGTLQAQIQQMIAQGILSGRFRKGEKLPSSRKLAQHLGVSRITVTLAYTELLANDYLESRDRSGFFVSQNAPEPPQFPPRVSRRDVIDWTRAIGRKFTGGAMPDKPKDWSEYPYPFIYGQTDPSLFDHANWRHCALRALGQKDFQSLAADHYDQDDPQLIEFIVRHTLPRRGILAEPSEVLLTMGAQNALWLTAQVLLTQRRTAAVEEPCYHALRDILTQSRCHLVSVPVDRDGVPPDELPNEVDLIFTTPSHQSPTNATMPLERRQALLQEAKKRDALIVEDDYEFEISFLRSPLPALKSLDTDGRVIYVGSFSKSIFPGLRLGYLVGPEPFIREARALRASVLRHPPGHMQRTTAYFLSLGYYDSLIRRIGQVYARRRKVMEAALDAHGLGVEGRGVFGGSSIWMRAPDDVDTEDLADALKVKGVLIEPGLPFFDTEQAPRNYYRLAYSSIPSEKIPAGIAILAETLQARTAG; encoded by the coding sequence ATGGCAATATCGGTCGAAACCTTTTTCCTCAGCCCCGGAGCAGAGGGTACACTGCAGGCGCAGATTCAGCAGATGATCGCCCAAGGCATTCTATCAGGCCGGTTTCGTAAAGGTGAAAAGCTCCCCAGCTCGCGAAAACTCGCACAGCATCTCGGAGTGAGCCGCATAACAGTCACTTTGGCCTATACCGAGCTTTTGGCGAATGACTATCTGGAAAGCCGGGATCGATCAGGTTTCTTTGTTTCGCAAAATGCGCCTGAACCGCCACAGTTTCCGCCGCGTGTGTCGCGCCGCGATGTGATTGATTGGACACGCGCGATCGGGCGGAAATTCACCGGCGGGGCGATGCCAGACAAGCCCAAGGACTGGTCAGAGTACCCTTATCCTTTCATCTATGGGCAAACGGATCCAAGCCTATTTGACCATGCAAACTGGCGGCATTGTGCACTTCGGGCATTGGGACAAAAGGATTTCCAGTCGCTGGCAGCCGATCACTACGATCAGGATGACCCGCAGCTTATCGAATTCATTGTGCGCCACACCTTGCCCCGGCGCGGGATATTGGCCGAACCCAGTGAGGTTTTGTTGACCATGGGCGCGCAGAATGCGCTCTGGCTAACAGCGCAAGTCTTGCTGACGCAACGCCGCACAGCTGCGGTGGAAGAGCCGTGTTACCACGCGCTGCGTGATATATTGACTCAATCGCGTTGTCATCTGGTGTCAGTTCCAGTGGATCGCGATGGTGTGCCGCCCGATGAGCTTCCGAATGAGGTAGACCTGATTTTTACCACGCCGAGCCACCAGTCGCCGACCAACGCCACAATGCCCTTGGAAAGACGGCAGGCGCTTTTGCAAGAAGCCAAAAAACGCGATGCGCTGATCGTCGAAGATGACTATGAGTTCGAGATTTCGTTCCTGCGCTCTCCGCTGCCTGCACTAAAATCGTTAGATACGGATGGTCGCGTCATCTATGTCGGCAGTTTTTCCAAGTCGATATTTCCCGGACTAAGGCTTGGGTATCTTGTGGGACCAGAGCCTTTCATCCGAGAGGCACGCGCGCTTCGAGCGAGTGTCTTGCGCCACCCGCCCGGGCATATGCAGCGCACAACAGCGTATTTTCTAAGCCTGGGGTACTACGACAGCCTGATCCGGCGCATCGGCCAGGTCTATGCGCGTCGGCGCAAAGTGATGGAGGCCGCGCTTGATGCACATGGATTGGGTGTCGAAGGCCGCGGTGTATTTGGTGGTAGTTCAATTTGGATGCGCGCGCCAGATGATGTGGATACCGAAGATCTTGCCGACGCGCTCAAGGTAAAGGGCGTTCTAATTGAACCAGGACTGCCGTTCTTTGACACCGAACAAGCGCCCAGAAACTATTATCGCTTGGCTTACTCTTCGATTCCCTCAGAAAAGATACCTGCTGGCATAGCGATTCTGGCTGAGACTTTGCAGGCTCGAACGGCAGGGTAG
- a CDS encoding ArsR/SmtB family transcription factor, which translates to MKDGPDISRVAALIGDPARANILTALMSGKALTASELAGEAGVTLQTASSHLSKLESGGLIRLRREGRHKYFRLAGDDVAAVLEALMGLAAGAGQLRHQPGPKDRDLRRARVCYNHLAGDMGTQMFDSLQAQGFIASGDNDLVLTAAGRSFVTEFGIDLDQLPTSRAPMCRECLDWSERRSHLAGQLGRAMLSRMEETGWARRVDGTRIVDFTPVGLRKFEQVFGRALHG; encoded by the coding sequence ATGAAAGACGGCCCAGACATATCCCGTGTCGCAGCTCTCATCGGGGATCCGGCACGAGCCAACATCCTAACAGCTTTGATGAGTGGCAAGGCGCTCACAGCCAGCGAGCTGGCAGGTGAAGCCGGAGTCACCTTGCAAACAGCCTCGTCTCACTTGTCCAAACTTGAGAGTGGTGGGTTGATCCGCTTGCGACGTGAAGGACGTCACAAGTATTTCCGCCTTGCGGGTGACGACGTGGCCGCGGTGCTTGAGGCGCTCATGGGGTTGGCCGCAGGTGCAGGGCAGTTGCGCCACCAGCCCGGGCCGAAAGATCGTGATCTGCGGCGGGCGCGGGTGTGCTACAACCATCTGGCGGGCGACATGGGCACTCAGATGTTCGACAGCCTGCAGGCGCAGGGTTTTATCGCATCAGGCGACAATGATCTGGTTTTGACCGCAGCGGGACGATCCTTTGTAACAGAGTTTGGTATCGATCTTGATCAATTGCCCACATCGCGTGCGCCTATGTGTCGAGAATGTCTGGATTGGTCAGAGCGACGGTCGCATCTGGCAGGACAACTGGGGCGAGCGATGTTGTCGCGTATGGAGGAAACAGGCTGGGCCAGACGCGTCGACGGCACACGTATCGTGGACTTCACGCCAGTTGGTCTACGGAAGTTTGAACAAGTTTTCGGGCGTGCGCTGCACGGATAA
- a CDS encoding NIPSNAP family protein produces the protein MLTCIIEYDINPNNPDAFAQYARNWGQAIPRCGANLVGYFAPHEGSSTRAYGIYNIPSLADYETYRARLAADPLGQINYEFARSEKFLLRERRTFVKCVSHPHGDPA, from the coding sequence ATGCTGACGTGTATCATCGAATATGACATCAACCCGAACAACCCCGATGCCTTTGCCCAATATGCGCGCAATTGGGGCCAGGCCATCCCACGCTGCGGTGCAAATTTGGTTGGGTATTTCGCCCCACATGAAGGATCGTCCACGCGGGCCTATGGTATCTATAACATCCCATCGCTTGCTGACTACGAAACCTACCGCGCCCGTCTGGCCGCCGATCCCCTGGGCCAGATCAATTACGAATTCGCGAGGTCAGAGAAGTTCCTGTTGCGTGAACGCAGAACCTTTGTGAAATGTGTCTCACACCCGCATGGAGACCCCGCATGA
- a CDS encoding antibiotic biosynthesis monooxygenase family protein, with the protein MIAVIFEVHPKSDQKDAYLDMAAKMRPLAEGIDGFISVERFESLTTPGKLLSLSFWRDEAALDEWRCLSAHRNAQKAGRDIMFDDYRLRVVSLIRDYGMFERDEVPEDSKVVHGG; encoded by the coding sequence ATGATTGCCGTCATCTTCGAAGTTCATCCCAAGTCAGATCAAAAAGATGCCTATCTCGACATGGCCGCCAAGATGCGCCCACTGGCCGAAGGCATCGACGGCTTTATTTCGGTCGAACGGTTTGAGAGCCTGACCACACCTGGCAAATTGCTCTCGCTCAGCTTCTGGCGCGATGAAGCGGCTCTGGATGAATGGCGCTGCCTGTCGGCGCATCGCAACGCCCAGAAAGCCGGGCGGGACATTATGTTCGATGATTATCGCCTGCGCGTGGTCAGCCTCATCCGTGACTACGGGATGTTCGAACGCGATGAGGTTCCCGAAGACAGCAAGGTCGTGCACGGCGGCTGA
- a CDS encoding globin domain-containing protein, which yields MPMSAADIELVQRSFAHVRAELETHSDVFYAALFERAPNLRDLFREDLEGQGMKFMTTLRFVVSNLGDHAAMDDKLGRLGEAHASLGVKAADFDPMEDALIDTIRNALQELFTPQVEAAWRSAYGEARDTMVRVGGIANQ from the coding sequence ATGCCTATGAGTGCAGCCGATATTGAGTTGGTGCAGCGCAGTTTTGCGCATGTCCGGGCCGAGTTAGAGACGCATTCCGATGTGTTTTATGCCGCGCTTTTTGAACGTGCGCCCAACCTTCGAGACTTGTTTCGAGAAGACTTGGAAGGTCAAGGTATGAAATTCATGACGACCTTGCGTTTTGTGGTCAGCAATCTGGGCGATCACGCCGCTATGGATGACAAGCTTGGCCGGTTGGGCGAAGCGCATGCGAGCCTTGGCGTGAAGGCGGCCGATTTTGACCCAATGGAAGACGCGCTGATCGACACAATCAGAAATGCATTGCAGGAGTTGTTCACTCCCCAGGTGGAAGCGGCCTGGAGGTCAGCCTATGGTGAAGCGCGCGACACCATGGTGCGCGTGGGCGGCATTGCCAACCAATGA
- the pncB gene encoding nicotinate phosphoribosyltransferase, translating into MVDIATRVWNHKWKIDPIVRSLIDTDFYKLLMCQSVFRNKPDTKVTFSLINRTKSVRLAEIVDEGELREQLDHIRSLSLSRGESTWMRGNTFYGKRQMFTPEFMDWFENLRLPPYHLEKRDGQYELTFEGSWPEVMLWEIPALAVLMELRSRAVLNSLRKFELQVLYARAMTKLWEKVERLRGVEGLRIADFGTRRRHSFLWQDWCVQAMTERLGDNFVGTSNCLIAKNRDLEAIGTNAHELPMVYAALAKTDDDLKQAPYEVLSDWHEEHDGNLRIILPDTYGTKGFLDRAPDWLAGWTGIRIDSGDPAEGAETAINWWRDRGEDPKDKLIIFSDGLDEDKILSLHKQFVGRVKVSFGWGTLLTNDFRDLTPDNSLAPFSLVCKAVAANGTPTVKLSDNPRKAMGPKDQIERYKRVFGVGKQEEMEVVV; encoded by the coding sequence ATGGTCGATATCGCCACCCGCGTCTGGAACCACAAGTGGAAGATCGATCCGATTGTCCGGTCTCTCATTGATACGGATTTTTACAAACTGCTGATGTGCCAATCAGTGTTTCGCAACAAACCCGACACCAAAGTCACGTTCTCGCTGATAAACCGTACCAAGTCCGTTCGGCTGGCGGAGATTGTGGACGAGGGAGAACTGCGCGAACAGCTTGATCATATCCGGTCTCTGTCGCTCTCACGTGGCGAAAGCACCTGGATGCGCGGCAACACCTTTTACGGCAAACGCCAGATGTTCACACCGGAATTCATGGATTGGTTCGAGAACCTGCGCCTACCCCCTTATCATCTGGAGAAACGCGACGGACAATATGAGTTGACGTTCGAAGGCAGTTGGCCCGAGGTCATGCTGTGGGAAATCCCTGCACTGGCGGTGCTGATGGAACTCCGCTCGCGCGCTGTGCTCAACAGCTTGCGCAAGTTTGAGCTTCAGGTGCTTTACGCCCGTGCGATGACCAAGCTTTGGGAAAAAGTCGAGCGCCTGCGCGGGGTCGAAGGGCTTCGTATAGCTGATTTCGGCACGAGACGGCGGCACTCATTCCTCTGGCAGGATTGGTGCGTTCAGGCGATGACCGAACGCCTAGGTGACAATTTCGTCGGCACATCCAACTGCCTCATTGCCAAAAACCGTGATCTCGAAGCGATCGGCACCAACGCGCATGAATTACCCATGGTTTATGCTGCTTTGGCCAAGACTGATGATGATCTGAAACAGGCGCCATACGAGGTGCTTTCCGACTGGCACGAAGAACATGACGGCAACCTCCGCATTATCCTGCCTGACACGTATGGAACAAAGGGCTTTCTGGACCGCGCACCCGACTGGTTGGCAGGCTGGACGGGCATCCGCATTGATTCAGGTGACCCCGCGGAAGGAGCTGAGACTGCGATCAACTGGTGGCGCGACCGCGGCGAAGACCCAAAAGACAAACTGATCATTTTTTCAGACGGCCTGGACGAGGACAAAATCCTGTCGCTGCACAAGCAATTCGTCGGCCGGGTGAAAGTGTCCTTTGGCTGGGGCACGCTTTTGACCAACGATTTCCGCGACCTCACTCCCGACAACAGTCTCGCGCCCTTTTCTCTTGTCTGCAAAGCCGTGGCAGCCAATGGCACGCCAACCGTCAAACTCTCGGACAACCCACGCAAGGCAATGGGGCCAAAGGATCAGATCGAGCGCTATAAACGCGTGTTTGGAGTAGGCAAGCAGGAAGAAATGGAGGTGGTGGTTTAG
- a CDS encoding polysaccharide biosynthesis/export family protein — MRLALLLVSVMALTACGTVYRSSSVSPGLQNGTQVRVVSISAETVVQANRSAYSPKTLPAVFSLTAGTGEGVRSVGALPQPTYSAQLRPERLEVRLPPSIHPGPYRIGVGDVLVLTTPDAGALIPNPGVSSSLKTGRQAYTVQDDGAINIPSVGRVKLADLTIESAEAELFQRMVANQQDPTFSLEIAEFNSRRVSVGGAVAAPAVVPVTLTPLSLDAALAASGGVAVQDQDSASVRLYRNGSLYQIPLNELYSRPDLLKTRLLDGDSVFVDTEYELGKAQAFFEQQIALVAARQQAQQAALLELQTEVSLRRAQLTEARSNYQAQVALGADKNDYVYLTGELREQGRFALPFERRAVLADALLANTRGFSVQSADISQVYVLRASTDPREFGAVTAWHLDARNAANFALMTRFELRPDDVIFVAQQPITKWNRAVSQILPSLINVSRVAVD, encoded by the coding sequence ATGAGACTGGCTCTTCTTCTGGTGTCTGTCATGGCCTTAACAGCTTGCGGGACGGTGTATCGATCCTCGTCCGTGAGCCCCGGTTTGCAAAATGGTACGCAGGTTCGCGTTGTGTCGATTTCAGCCGAAACCGTGGTGCAGGCAAACCGTTCTGCTTACTCACCCAAAACGCTGCCGGCGGTTTTTTCTTTGACGGCGGGCACGGGCGAGGGAGTGCGCAGCGTGGGGGCTTTGCCACAGCCTACATACAGCGCGCAGCTTCGGCCCGAGCGTCTAGAGGTGCGTCTGCCCCCCTCGATCCACCCGGGTCCCTATCGCATTGGCGTCGGTGATGTTCTTGTCCTGACCACCCCGGATGCAGGGGCCTTGATCCCTAATCCTGGCGTGTCCTCCAGCCTTAAGACAGGGCGACAGGCCTACACAGTGCAGGATGACGGGGCGATCAATATTCCTTCGGTTGGACGCGTGAAGCTGGCTGATCTGACCATTGAGTCCGCCGAGGCCGAGCTTTTCCAGAGGATGGTCGCCAATCAACAGGACCCGACTTTCAGTCTTGAGATCGCGGAATTCAATTCGCGGCGCGTGTCCGTGGGTGGGGCTGTGGCGGCTCCCGCGGTTGTGCCTGTGACGCTGACGCCTTTGTCTTTGGATGCGGCATTGGCGGCGTCCGGGGGGGTCGCCGTGCAGGATCAGGACAGCGCGTCGGTTCGGCTTTACCGGAATGGGTCGCTGTATCAAATTCCGCTGAACGAGCTTTATTCTCGTCCTGATCTGCTCAAGACCCGGCTTTTGGATGGGGATTCCGTGTTCGTCGATACCGAATACGAACTGGGCAAAGCACAGGCCTTTTTTGAGCAGCAGATCGCATTGGTTGCGGCGCGCCAGCAGGCGCAGCAAGCCGCCTTGCTTGAATTGCAGACCGAGGTGAGTTTGCGGCGCGCGCAACTGACAGAAGCACGGTCAAACTATCAGGCGCAGGTCGCGCTGGGGGCTGACAAAAACGACTATGTCTACCTCACTGGCGAGCTACGGGAACAGGGGCGGTTTGCATTGCCGTTTGAGCGTCGCGCCGTGCTGGCCGATGCACTTTTGGCAAACACGCGGGGATTTTCGGTGCAATCGGCCGATATCTCTCAGGTCTACGTGCTGCGGGCGTCAACCGATCCCAGGGAATTCGGAGCTGTCACCGCCTGGCACCTGGACGCACGCAATGCGGCGAACTTTGCATTGATGACGCGGTTTGAGCTGAGGCCAGATGACGTCATCTTTGTTGCACAACAGCCGATCACCAAGTGGAACCGCGCGGTGTCGCAAATCTTGCCATCGTTGATCAATGTGAGCCGGGTTGCGGTGGATTAG
- a CDS encoding YjbF family lipoprotein, producing MKSTLSVLLVSFCLFGCGTSQTSQSPALWAQIRGQPDEVTPRYAALIKAQAPALQIGFPDTRKGGGTLSLEKRDGAFEYWLSPEGAQVILQSGMLHGLRGFGEGLLASELTEPLGHVLGLRPGESDRFHTFLDGNDRAVTRTYRCVFERAAAVQVDLAKTRVSTVLMIERCRSLDQSFENLYWVAPLQRQIVLSRQWAGPFLGALSMRVVP from the coding sequence GTGAAAAGCACGTTGTCTGTTCTGCTTGTGTCTTTTTGTCTGTTTGGGTGCGGGACCTCTCAAACCTCTCAATCTCCAGCACTTTGGGCACAAATCAGGGGTCAACCGGATGAAGTAACACCGCGTTATGCTGCGCTGATCAAGGCGCAGGCGCCCGCGCTGCAGATCGGGTTTCCCGACACGCGCAAGGGCGGAGGAACGCTGTCGCTGGAAAAGCGGGATGGCGCGTTTGAGTATTGGCTCAGTCCTGAAGGTGCGCAGGTGATCCTGCAAAGCGGTATGCTACATGGATTGCGTGGATTTGGAGAGGGGCTGTTAGCCTCTGAGCTGACAGAGCCACTCGGCCATGTGCTTGGTCTGCGTCCCGGTGAATCGGACCGGTTTCATACGTTTTTGGACGGCAATGACCGTGCCGTCACGCGCACATACCGCTGCGTTTTTGAACGCGCCGCGGCGGTTCAGGTCGATTTGGCAAAGACACGTGTCAGCACCGTATTGATGATCGAACGATGTCGCAGTCTCGATCAGTCTTTTGAAAATCTTTACTGGGTCGCGCCGCTTCAAAGACAGATCGTCTTGTCCCGCCAATGGGCAGGGCCGTTTCTGGGCGCACTGTCCATGCGGGTGGTGCCGTGA